The segment TGGTTGTATCGGATATCTTCCTGAAGGCGATCAATAATGTTCAGACAGGAAGGTAAGAAATAATCAATTACAAGAGAGGAGGCTAATATAATACTCCTCTTGTGCATAGTAGTACTTATTTCAGGCATCCCTATTTCAATCAACATCGCAATCTTAAGTATGTGTACTTGTGCACGGCCTACTGCAGAATTAACCATATCATTATCTGCTTTTTCAGCCTCATCTTCAAGAGCTTCCAATATCTGATTATAATATTCCATTGCATCATCATCAACTTCGAAAAGAATCATGTTGCAATCTTTGAAGTGGTTATACAATATCCTGATACGGGCTTGAAGCTTTGCCCACATATTGACATCTTCCTTCGTTTCAACCTCTAGCGGCTTTCGCTCATGTCTATAGTTAGGATACGCATACAAGAAACGATAACCATAGCCGGACTCGAAGTCTTCAATTCGCATGTATCTGGAGAAATTATCCGGAGTGGAGGCATAGAGATGAGTCACACACGGTGACTTGACAACATACTCCTTCGGCTTGTTATTTTTTCCTGAAGCAAGTGTCTTCTTGTAGTCCTGGCAATCATAAATCGCGCACTCTGCTTCAAAAATCCCCTCGTTATACTTTTTGTGGTATTTTGCAAAAAGTCCTGCAGCTTCATCCCTTACAAAATTGCATATTGGATGTTCTGAAAGTGTTTCCAGATAGCCTTCAATTGAATAGTCATCATTGTATAGTGTGGTATCTGTAGCACTTGCATAGATACTTCGTGCTTTATTCACAACTGTGGATTTTCTGCTGGTTGTAGATTTCCCCAACACTATCACCCATATATTCGGTTTTACTACTTCCTGTTTCAACCGTAGCTCGACCTTACCCTGTGTAGCTGCCGACAGCATCCAAAGGGCTGAAGTAACCTGATACTCGTAATACCCATCTGTTATGCTGCTCATCCACGATGTAAGCTGATTGATCAAATGTTGTTCAGGTAAGACCTCTTTTAGGTCAACCATGCGCCTGTTTTTCTGTTTGATAGCCAGCTCCTTTAGTTCTTCCTGACTTATTTCGGTTACATCTTTTTCAGTATCATTGTCTCTCTCATAGGTCGGAGGAGTGTATATTTCAGTAAGGCCATCAAGTGCAAAGTGTATAGTCATCTCCCCATATGTGAGATTTCCACGTTTTTCATCCCATTTTGGACGGATAAGTTGTGATCTCCTAAATAACCGGTCAATTTGCGAGAGATCCTGTGTGTAAAACGCAAGGATACTGCAAAGAGCCTGATCTGCTGCACTGTGATCTCCCTCGTGCATTGATGTGTACCCTTCATATAATGCTTCGAATTTATCCGCATTCCTGGCACCCATACATAAAGATATGACTTTTTCATCAGTTAGTTCTGGGCTTTTCGTGAATGAAAACGCCGACTTGGAAGTTCCTTCCTCCTTTTCAGGTTTTAGTCGATTATACATTGCTTGTATCGCATCTTTTGGAACATCATTGATATCTGTGGGTGTACCATCTAAATGTTGGCCAGTGACTACAAAGAAACGACCA is part of the Methanococcoides orientis genome and harbors:
- a CDS encoding phage NrS-1 polymerase family protein, coding for MTLAPVIKVNEDGIPEELKMLPQWILWKLTKEKDKDGNWKDVKRPYRATSKKSDPNKCGDELASSTDPNTWSTYDEAIHDYKTGNYAGIAFVIENGFIGMDWDDIKNTETGEYYSDALAEIHSMGSYAEISQSGTGVHVIGKGKVPSEKGVNMPSGEMYDHGRFFVVTGQHLDGTPTDINDVPKDAIQAMYNRLKPEKEEGTSKSAFSFTKSPELTDEKVISLCMGARNADKFEALYEGYTSMHEGDHSAADQALCSILAFYTQDLSQIDRLFRRSQLIRPKWDEKRGNLTYGEMTIHFALDGLTEIYTPPTYERDNDTEKDVTEISQEELKELAIKQKNRRMVDLKEVLPEQHLINQLTSWMSSITDGYYEYQVTSALWMLSAATQGKVELRLKQEVVKPNIWVIVLGKSTTSRKSTVVNKARSIYASATDTTLYNDDYSIEGYLETLSEHPICNFVRDEAAGLFAKYHKKYNEGIFEAECAIYDCQDYKKTLASGKNNKPKEYVVKSPCVTHLYASTPDNFSRYMRIEDFESGYGYRFLYAYPNYRHERKPLEVETKEDVNMWAKLQARIRILYNHFKDCNMILFEVDDDAMEYYNQILEALEDEAEKADNDMVNSAVGRAQVHILKIAMLIEIGMPEISTTMHKRSIILASSLVIDYFLPSCLNIIDRLQEDIRYNQIEKVVSALRRLGGTSDRSRLLRYSKLKKKDFDDCIETLLESKAISEHKVTDTGAMAYVLLDDSKKINIDTSKSFHKLRALHELHCFTEGTKGEVKLVKNQDKGGNNTAIRATFEHDITDDTVKLVQSVKQENGHGLDLFKLEQWCHKWEETLQETINSSNYVGVTHEYCRKHKVPPDQLNNVKRVVMRIFNIDDKQKGDYN